Part of the Chloroflexi bacterium ADurb.Bin180 genome, CATCGGCTACATGCCGGAGGAGAGAGGCCTCTACCAGGACCTGTCGGTCGAGCGGTGCCTCGTGTACCTGGCAACCCTCAAGGGCCTGTCGTCCGCCGACGCCCGGCAGCGCGTGGTCAAGTACCTGAAGCAGTTCGACCTTTACGACCACAAGGACAAGAAGGTCAAGGAGCTGAGCAAGGGCATGCAGCAAAAGGCTCAGCTCATCAACACCATCGCCCACGCTCCCGAGCTGATCATCATCGATGAACCCTTCGCTGCATTGGACCCGTTGAACACGCAGATGGTGAAGGACCTGATGCAAGACCTCAGCAAGCAGGGGGCGGCCATCATCCTGTGCACTCACCAGATGCACCACGCCGAAGAACTCTGCGACCGGATCGTGCTCATCGATCACGGCCGGGTAGTGCTGCAGGGCGAGCTGGATCAGATCAGGCGCAGTTATGCCGGAAACGCCGTGCTGGTGCGAGTGGCGGGAGAGCTGCCTGCGGTCGCCGGGATTATCGACGCGCAGCAACAGAACCATTCCACCCGCTGGACCCTGAGAGAGGGCACTTCTCCGCAGGAGGTCCTCCGGTCGTTGCTTGCGGCTGGTGCAGTGGTAGAGCAATTCGAGATCGCCCTGCCGAGCCTGGAGGAAGTCTTTATCAAGGTAGTGGGCCAGTCAAAAGAGGCGGTGGCGGAGGGGCGCCATGTTTAAGCTCTGGTTGGTCGCGGCCCAGGAATACAAGCGTCACGTCCTCAACAAGAGCTTTATCTTTGCCGTGCTGTCGGTACCTCTGTTGATCGCGAGCACGCTGGGGCTGGGCATGCTGACGGAAAGGATGAGAAGCGGCAACCGTCCGTTCGGCTATGTCGACCCGAGTGGCTGGATTCTGCCCGCAGTGTTCGAATCCGTCGGTGCTGGCGGACGGAGTGAACTGCGGCTCGGTGAGGCCAGACTTGGTTTCCAGGCCTTTGAGTCCGAAGGCACAGCCCAAGCGGCACTGGACGGCGGAGCTATCCAGGCCTACTTTGTGCTGGCGGCCGATTTTGCGCAGTCACACCGGGTTGATCTGGTCTATCTGCGCCCGCCGGGCGAGGGCGCGATGAGTCAGTTTTGGGATTTCCTGCGCCTGGCCCGCCTGGCCCACGAGGAATCGTCAGGCGACTGGCCGGTGAGCCGCGCCCTGGTGGAGCGCCGTGTGATTGAGGGCGACCATGTCATCGTTCGCTCCGCTGATGGCCTGCGAGTCTATGACAAGACCACCCCGTTCTCGTTTCTGCTCCCGCTCTTCATTGGGTTGGGATTCATCATCCTGTTTATTTCCACCGCTACTACTCTCGCGCAGGCTTTTGCCGAGGAGAAGGAGGACCGAACCATCGAAGTGA contains:
- the drrA_3 gene encoding Daunorubicin/doxorubicin resistance ATP-binding protein DrrA produces the protein MNAVEVNGIAKSFGSVRAVDDVSFSVHGGELLGLLGPNGAGKTTSIRVLLDIFKPDQGSVAVLGGPMTDEKKNRIGYMPEERGLYQDLSVERCLVYLATLKGLSSADARQRVVKYLKQFDLYDHKDKKVKELSKGMQQKAQLINTIAHAPELIIIDEPFAALDPLNTQMVKDLMQDLSKQGAAIILCTHQMHHAEELCDRIVLIDHGRVVLQGELDQIRRSYAGNAVLVRVAGELPAVAGIIDAQQQNHSTRWTLREGTSPQEVLRSLLAAGAVVEQFEIALPSLEEVFIKVVGQSKEAVAEGRHV
- a CDS encoding ABC-2 family transporter protein yields the protein MFKLWLVAAQEYKRHVLNKSFIFAVLSVPLLIASTLGLGMLTERMRSGNRPFGYVDPSGWILPAVFESVGAGGRSELRLGEARLGFQAFESEGTAQAALDGGAIQAYFVLAADFAQSHRVDLVYLRPPGEGAMSQFWDFLRLARLAHEESSGDWPVSRALVERRVIEGDHVIVRSADGLRVYDKTTPFSFLLPLFIGLGFIILFISTATTLAQAFAEEKEDRTIEVMATSVAPRQIVVGKVMGITAMGLTELAAWLVLSAVPVGLVSQVAGWEWLSRVHLHPRTAATLILVAIPSYVLFAGLMVALGNSVADAQESQQVGGVLSLVFMLPIYAIQAMVEQSSGPLAVGLSLFPLTSLVSYCLLTGFSSVPLWQISASVAILVLSAAGAVWLAAQAFRLGMLRYGQRVDWRELLGVSNRTRPSLPAERRQP